The Vibrio astriarenae genome contains a region encoding:
- the trxA gene encoding thioredoxin TrxA, translating into MSDKILQLTDDGFENDVINAAGPVLVDFWAEWCGPCKMIAPILDEIADEYEGKLTVGKLNIDQNAGTPPKFGIRGIPTLLLFKDGAVAATKVGALSKTQLKEFLDANL; encoded by the coding sequence ATGAGCGACAAGATTTTGCAGCTAACCGATGACGGTTTTGAGAACGATGTAATCAACGCTGCAGGCCCAGTCCTAGTGGACTTTTGGGCTGAATGGTGTGGTCCATGTAAAATGATTGCACCGATTCTTGATGAAATCGCAGACGAGTACGAAGGCAAGCTGACGGTTGGTAAATTAAATATCGACCAAAACGCTGGCACACCACCAAAATTCGGTATTCGCGGTATTCCAACACTACTTTTGTTTAAAGATGGTGCGGTTGCAGCGACGAAAGTGGGTGCACTTTCTAAGACTCAGCTGAAAGAGTTCCTAGACGCGAACCTATAA